GCGGACTTTCTTTACAATATCATCATTATCGAAGAATCCTCACGAGTTGGAAATAGTGGATTTTTTATCTCCCTACATAATGATGTGATCGCACCGTACATTTCGACCTATGCGAACGACGAACAAAAAAAACGTTGGTTGCCAAAATGTGCAACAGGAGAATCCATCTTAGCTGTTGCGATGACAGAACCTGGTGCAGGTTCCGATTTAAAATCACTCCGAACAAGTGCAGTGGATAAGGGTGATCACTTTGTAGTCAACGGACAAAAAACCTTTATCTCTAACGGGCAATTGGCGGACCTCATCATCACTGCTGTGAAACATGATAACGGAACCATTTCCCTAGTCATGATCGAAGAAGGGATGAAAGGTTTCGAACGTGGAAGAAACTTAGAAAAAATTGGACTCAAAGCACAAGATACATCTGAGTTGTATTTCAACGATGTGATTGTACCAAAAACAAACGTCATTGGAAAACAAGGGCAAGGTTTTCGTTACCTAATGCAAAAATTGGCACAAGAACGTTTGGTTCTAGCAGTTGCCGCTGTGGAAGCAACAAGACTTGTACAAACCATCACACTCCAGTACATCAAAGAACGAAAAGCATTTGGCCAAAAGATTGGTTCCTTCCAAAACACCAAATTCAAAATGGCAGAGATGGCAACGGAATTAGAAATGGCCCAAGTATTCTGTGACAAAGTGGTCATGGAACACATGAAAGGTGAAAACACAACAGCCGAAGCTTCTATGTGCAAGTGGTATGCAACTGAAATGCAAAAACGCCATACTGATGAATGCCTACAATTCTTTGGTGGTTATGGTTATATGATGGAGTATCCGATTGCAAGAGCTTACCTCGATGCAAGGATCCAAACCATCTATGCAGGAACCACTGAGATCATGAAAGAGATCATTGGAAGAAGTTTAGGTTTGTAGTTCCTACTTTTCCAAGATTTACCAGTTTCAAATTGAAATCAGGCGAAAGTTTTATAGAGAACCCGGTCAAATGACCGGGTTTTTTGATTTTTAGGGTTATCAAACTTTGTAGGAACCATGCAATTACCAAAAACCAGTTGTTACGTCTAATCAAACTTTAAACCAGTAACTGAATTTGGAATAAGACCAAACAATCATTTCTTAAAACCTCATTGATAAGAAAACTTGACTTTCGCTTGATCAAACTTGCAATGAAACTTGATACCATTATCCTTACGTTGGATAAAGATTTTGGAGAATGGGTTTTTTCTCACAAAGAATACTCCAATGGAATTATTCTACTTCGTTACAATTCAAAAGAATTTTATGCTATTTTTCAATCTCTGAATTTTATTTTAAAAGAAAGATTCAACGAGTTAGTTGGAAAATTTGTAGTTCTCTCTAAAAATAAACTTAGAATGAGAGATATTCATTTATAGCATACAAATCTGAAACTTAAATCAGTGTTCTTCAACTTAGATTCTATATAAATGATCGTAGAAAAGCCCCGAAGTCCCATATTGGCCTTCGGGATGAATAGATGGATTCACTTAGAATCGGATAACAGTTAAACTATAGAATCTAACCATTCGAATCTTCCACTCCAACTCCCACTGTTTCTTTCCGAAGATCCGAAGTAAGGCGCATAGAACAAAAATGAGGCCCACACATCGAACAAAAATGTGCTTTTTTCATCCCATCTTGTGGTAAGGATTCATCGTGGTAGGACCGAGCGAGTTCCGGATCGAGAGAAAGAGCAAATTGGTCTTCCCATCGGAATTCAAACCGAGCTTTGCTCAGTAGATCATCACGTTCTTTTGCACCAGGGTGTCCCTTGGCTAGATCAGCGGCATGGGCGGCAATTTTATAAGCAATCACCCCATCTTTTACATCTTGTTTATTCGGAAGGCCCAAATGTTCTTTTGGTGTCACATAACAAAGCATAGCGGTTCCGTACCAAGCAATCATCGCCGCACCAATGGCCGATGTGATATGATCGTACCCAGGGGCTATGTCTGTCACAAGTGGCCCAAGGGTGTAAAACGGGGCTTCCATACAAATCTCCTCTTGCAAACGTACGTTTTCTTGGATGAGGTGCATTGGAACATGGCCAGGACCTTCCACCATAACTTGGATATCGTCGTCCCAAGCACGTTTTGTAAGTTCACCTAAAGTTTTGAGTTCTGCAAACTGTGCCGCATCATTGGCATCATTGATACAACCGGGACGTAAACCATCACCTAACGAATAAGAGACTCCATACTTCTGCATCACTTTCGAAATGGCGTCAAAATGTTCATATAAAAAGTTTTCTTTTTTATGATGGTTACACCATTTCGCTAAGATGGAACCGCCTCTGGAAACTATGCCTGTGATTCGTTTTTCCGTGAGCTTTACATAATCTCGCAACACACCAGCATGGATGGTAAAATAATCCACACCTTGTTCTGCTTGTTCCTCAAGTGTTTCAAGAAATACACCAATATTTAAATTTTCTACTTTCCCCTTCACTTTTTCTAAGGTTTGGTATAAAGGTACCGTTCCAATGGGAACAGGAGAATTACGAAGGATCCATTCTCTCGTTTCATGGATGTTTTTGCCAGTAGACAAATCCATCACAGTATCAGCCCCCCAATGGAGTGCCCATCGCAGTTTTTCCACTTCATCGTCAATGGAAGAGAGGATGGCAGAATTTCCAATATTGGCATTGATTTTCACAAGGAACTTTTTTCCAATGATCATAGGTTCCAATTCCAAATGGCGTTTGTTAGACGGTATGATGGCACGGCCAATTTTTACCTCATCCAATACAAATGTTGGATCCATCCCTTCCCTTTTTGCAACGTATAACATCTCTTCTGTGAGGATATTCCGTTTGGCATAATAAAGTTGGGAAAAGTTTTTATCTCCTCGTTTTTCCCTTCTTTCTATCCATAATTTTCTAAGTTTGGGAATTCCTTGTTTATAATCGTATGTTTCTTCGTGGATACAGTACATCCCTTCTGTTCGGTAGGTTTTGTATTCCGTTCCATTGGTTAAAGGAATTGTAGTTTCGGGAATTGTGAATGGGGAGGTTTGTTTTGGTAACATGAGTTTTCCTTGGCCGGAAACTCTGATCAAGTGAACCAATACAAAAAGAAAAGGTGAATCGCCATGTTGAGTGGATCATTAAACCAAAACCAATGGACTTGGTCACTCAAACAATGGGTCTTTTTCCGTTTCCCTTCGCAAGCA
The sequence above is a segment of the Leptospira sp. WS39.C2 genome. Coding sequences within it:
- a CDS encoding acyl-CoA dehydrogenase family protein, producing the protein MERILPFTEEHHQFREMARKFFETEVKPHHEEWEKNHIVPKEVWRKAGENGLLCPDVPMEYGGSGADFLYNIIIIEESSRVGNSGFFISLHNDVIAPYISTYANDEQKKRWLPKCATGESILAVAMTEPGAGSDLKSLRTSAVDKGDHFVVNGQKTFISNGQLADLIITAVKHDNGTISLVMIEEGMKGFERGRNLEKIGLKAQDTSELYFNDVIVPKTNVIGKQGQGFRYLMQKLAQERLVLAVAAVEATRLVQTITLQYIKERKAFGQKIGSFQNTKFKMAEMATELEMAQVFCDKVVMEHMKGENTTAEASMCKWYATEMQKRHTDECLQFFGGYGYMMEYPIARAYLDARIQTIYAGTTEIMKEIIGRSLGL
- a CDS encoding DUF5615 family PIN-like protein, coding for MIKLAMKLDTIILTLDKDFGEWVFSHKEYSNGIILLRYNSKEFYAIFQSLNFILKERFNELVGKFVVLSKNKLRMRDIHL
- the thiC gene encoding phosphomethylpyrimidine synthase ThiC — translated: MLPKQTSPFTIPETTIPLTNGTEYKTYRTEGMYCIHEETYDYKQGIPKLRKLWIERREKRGDKNFSQLYYAKRNILTEEMLYVAKREGMDPTFVLDEVKIGRAIIPSNKRHLELEPMIIGKKFLVKINANIGNSAILSSIDDEVEKLRWALHWGADTVMDLSTGKNIHETREWILRNSPVPIGTVPLYQTLEKVKGKVENLNIGVFLETLEEQAEQGVDYFTIHAGVLRDYVKLTEKRITGIVSRGGSILAKWCNHHKKENFLYEHFDAISKVMQKYGVSYSLGDGLRPGCINDANDAAQFAELKTLGELTKRAWDDDIQVMVEGPGHVPMHLIQENVRLQEEICMEAPFYTLGPLVTDIAPGYDHITSAIGAAMIAWYGTAMLCYVTPKEHLGLPNKQDVKDGVIAYKIAAHAADLAKGHPGAKERDDLLSKARFEFRWEDQFALSLDPELARSYHDESLPQDGMKKAHFCSMCGPHFCSMRLTSDLRKETVGVGVEDSNG